One genomic segment of Brevibacillus laterosporus LMG 15441 includes these proteins:
- the tatA gene encoding twin-arginine translocase TatA/TatE family subunit — MLSSIGIPGLILILIIALVIFGPSKLPEIGRAFGRTLSEFKTAAKDLTKDEEPDQSSEPAKTPEATKAMEPAKKEVS, encoded by the coding sequence ATGCTATCATCTATTGGGATTCCAGGTCTTATCCTGATTTTAATTATTGCATTGGTTATCTTTGGCCCTAGCAAGCTGCCTGAGATTGGTCGTGCCTTTGGACGTACCCTAAGTGAATTTAAAACAGCAGCCAAGGATTTAACCAAGGACGAGGAACCGGACCAGTCCTCAGAACCAGCGAAAACGCCAGAAGCAACAAAAGCTATGGAGCCAGCTAAAAAAGAGGTTTCCTAA
- the tatC gene encoding twin-arginine translocase subunit TatC — MDPSNTSSHIFDHLSDMRKRIIIVIATFLISFVICFLYVDFIYQFLTNRSGEKLTILGPTDVLTIYMRLSAWAAVAITIPFAAFQIWGFVSPALTTRERQVTLMYIPALFLLFISGAMFAYFILFPMVYQFVLGLSNNNFQLLITASDYFSFMLAFCLPFSVLFELPLVVLFLSHLGIVNPYRLAKLRKPAYFLLSIISISVTPPDIISDILVLVPLIGLYELSIGISRIVYRKKLEREQITPG; from the coding sequence TTGGACCCTTCCAACACTTCAAGTCATATCTTCGACCATCTAAGCGATATGCGAAAACGGATTATTATTGTCATTGCCACATTTTTGATCAGCTTTGTTATCTGCTTTTTATATGTAGATTTTATTTATCAATTCCTCACGAATCGTTCTGGAGAAAAGCTGACCATCTTAGGCCCTACCGATGTACTAACCATTTATATGAGGCTATCTGCATGGGCCGCCGTCGCGATTACGATTCCGTTTGCAGCTTTTCAGATATGGGGCTTTGTTTCTCCAGCTCTAACCACTAGAGAACGTCAGGTAACATTGATGTATATTCCCGCTCTGTTTCTGTTGTTTATCAGCGGGGCAATGTTTGCCTATTTTATCTTGTTCCCTATGGTGTATCAATTCGTGCTTGGATTGTCCAACAATAACTTTCAGCTCTTAATTACGGCTAGCGACTATTTCAGCTTTATGCTCGCTTTTTGCTTACCCTTCTCGGTACTATTCGAGCTTCCACTGGTGGTTTTATTTCTCAGTCATTTGGGTATTGTGAATCCGTATCGGTTAGCAAAATTACGCAAGCCCGCTTATTTTCTACTATCCATCATTTCTATCTCGGTAACTCCACCAGACATCATATCGGACATCTTGGTACTTGTACCGCTGATTGGGTTATACGAATTAAGCATTGGAATCTCAAGAATAGTGTATCGTAAAAAGCTAGAGAGAGAGCAGATTACCCCAGGGTAG
- a CDS encoding aldo/keto reductase, which translates to MTLRMTDGATLANGVVKPWLGLGVYKAEDGAEVEKAIHMALEAGYRSIDTAAIYENEAGVGKAIRDSKIPRDEIFVTTKVWNTEQGYESTLQAFEASLQKLGLDYIDLYLVHWPVPGKYKETWRALETLYKKGLVRSIGVSNFHIHHLEDLLSVCEVKPMLNQIEMHPYLIQKELRQYCEQNGIYVEAWRPLMRGNLEVPLLQEMAERYQKTPAQIVLRWDLQHNVLVIPKSVKKERIIENAGLFDFELTDADMALLDGLNRDQRFGPDPDHFDYE; encoded by the coding sequence ATGACGTTACGTATGACAGATGGAGCAACATTGGCAAACGGAGTAGTAAAGCCGTGGCTAGGGCTTGGAGTCTATAAGGCAGAAGACGGCGCTGAGGTGGAGAAAGCCATTCATATGGCGCTGGAGGCTGGCTATCGGAGCATCGATACAGCGGCAATTTATGAAAATGAAGCTGGAGTCGGCAAAGCGATCCGAGATAGTAAAATTCCACGTGACGAGATTTTTGTCACGACAAAGGTGTGGAACACGGAGCAAGGCTATGAGTCAACCTTACAAGCCTTTGAGGCTAGTCTTCAAAAATTAGGCTTGGATTATATTGATTTATATTTGGTGCACTGGCCGGTTCCTGGTAAATATAAAGAGACGTGGAGAGCGTTGGAGACTCTTTATAAAAAAGGGCTTGTCCGTTCGATTGGTGTAAGTAATTTTCATATTCATCATTTGGAAGATTTGTTGTCAGTATGTGAAGTGAAACCGATGCTGAACCAGATAGAGATGCATCCCTATTTAATACAGAAGGAATTGCGTCAGTACTGCGAGCAGAACGGAATTTATGTAGAGGCTTGGCGTCCTCTGATGCGAGGTAATCTGGAGGTTCCTCTGCTGCAAGAAATGGCAGAGCGCTATCAGAAAACTCCTGCTCAAATCGTGTTACGCTGGGATTTACAGCATAATGTTCTGGTTATACCTAAATCTGTGAAAAAAGAACGGATTATTGAGAATGCGGGTCTGTTTGATTTTGAGCTTACGGATGCAGACATGGCGCTGTTAGACGGATTGAATCGAGATCAACGTTTCGGCCCCGATCCCGATCACTTTGATTATGAATAG
- the queD gene encoding 6-carboxytetrahydropterin synthase QueD — MGNFYDFRIVERLQRYEQDIQKKELRYHQKRVLVSKEFTFDAAHHLHAYEGKCKNLHGHTYKVVFGISGRPNEIGITVDFGDIKTIWKEQIEVYLDHRYLNETLPPMNTTAENMVVWIFEKMEESLTNSSIYLEQDVRVEFVRLFETPTSYAEMRREWMYHE, encoded by the coding sequence ATGGGAAACTTCTATGATTTTCGCATTGTCGAACGCTTGCAGCGATATGAACAGGATATCCAGAAAAAAGAGCTGCGTTATCATCAAAAGCGAGTGCTGGTAAGTAAAGAATTCACTTTTGATGCCGCTCATCATCTGCATGCTTACGAAGGGAAATGTAAGAATTTACATGGACACACCTATAAGGTTGTGTTTGGCATTAGTGGTCGTCCCAATGAAATTGGGATTACCGTAGACTTCGGAGACATTAAAACGATCTGGAAGGAACAGATCGAGGTTTATTTAGATCATCGTTATTTAAATGAAACGTTACCACCAATGAATACAACAGCAGAAAATATGGTAGTGTGGATTTTTGAAAAAATGGAAGAGTCGCTTACCAATAGCTCTATTTATCTCGAACAGGATGTACGTGTGGAATTTGTACGGCTATTCGAGACACCGACTAGCTACGCCGAAATGCGCCGGGAGTGGATGTATCATGAGTAG
- a CDS encoding DUF4915 domain-containing protein, which translates to MLSLSEALLISAPNGGGLACYENRVMHVFDNFSSTGLALHNSSVIRSFHLADSALLMFYHPDGTQKKLINHDLADIHDLLVRDDVLYAVSTGTNEIVSLCTDTGKITQRWSFPGEGDSWHVNCIDFWNGRLVVSAFCEGMKHGDYYNDPLYNGFIMDVETKEKLWLELTHPHTPKAEGNRRYVCDSGLQRLLIQEDDQTHSLLHPGYPRGLCFTDDYILLGVSQPRNLTTEKNASIKIIDKKSFIQVDEIELPFTEVYDIKILPAQLVHSYRFDQMIL; encoded by the coding sequence ATGTTATCTTTATCTGAAGCCCTTTTAATAAGCGCCCCTAACGGTGGTGGTTTGGCTTGTTATGAAAACAGAGTAATGCACGTATTTGATAACTTCTCATCAACGGGACTTGCCCTACACAACTCATCTGTCATACGTTCTTTTCACCTTGCTGATTCAGCTTTACTCATGTTCTATCACCCTGATGGTACTCAAAAAAAGTTGATTAATCATGATCTGGCCGATATCCATGATCTGCTGGTACGAGATGATGTGTTATATGCTGTATCTACTGGCACAAATGAAATTGTTTCGCTTTGTACGGATACTGGGAAAATTACGCAACGATGGTCATTTCCTGGTGAAGGAGATTCTTGGCATGTAAACTGTATTGATTTCTGGAATGGACGTTTGGTGGTATCTGCCTTTTGTGAGGGAATGAAACACGGAGATTATTATAACGATCCTCTTTACAATGGCTTTATCATGGATGTGGAAACGAAGGAAAAGCTCTGGTTGGAGCTGACTCATCCCCATACTCCGAAAGCAGAAGGGAATCGTCGGTATGTATGCGATTCAGGACTACAACGTCTTTTAATACAAGAGGATGATCAGACTCATTCATTACTCCATCCCGGATATCCACGCGGGCTCTGCTTTACAGATGATTACATTCTGCTGGGGGTTAGTCAGCCGCGTAATTTGACCACGGAAAAGAACGCCAGTATTAAGATCATTGATAAAAAATCTTTCATCCAGGTCGATGAGATCGAGCTACCATTCACAGAAGTCTATGACATAAAAATTCTGCCTGCCCAGCTCGTTCACAGCTATCGTTTTGATCAAATGATACTGTAA
- a CDS encoding acetate kinase, translating to MAIVLSVNCGSSSLKYQLFDMPSERVLAKGLMERIGMEDSMSSFQVGDGEKLKETLDLKDHEVAVKKLIALLTDPEKGAIKDITELDGVGHRVVHGGETFKDSILVTDEVIKKLEELSELAPLHNPANIMGITAFQKILPSVPAVAVFDTAFHQTMPAKSYLYSIPTEYYEKYGIRKYGFHGTSHKYVMQRAAELLDRPVEKLRLISCHLGNGASLAAIYRGKSIDTSMGFTPLAGLPMGTRSGDIDVALLPYLQQKTGLSVDQLVDVLNKKSGLLAVSGLSSDLRDIESAAENNDERAELSLQIFVEKIRNYIGSYAMQMNGVDAIIFTAGIGENSDIIRGRVLDKLEWMGVYFDRSKNNVRGKETDLTFDHSPVKAFIIPTNEEVMIARDTMKFAKL from the coding sequence ATGGCAATCGTACTATCCGTAAACTGTGGTAGCTCCTCTTTGAAATACCAATTGTTTGACATGCCTTCTGAGCGTGTATTGGCAAAAGGTCTAATGGAACGTATTGGCATGGAGGATTCCATGTCTTCATTCCAAGTAGGCGATGGAGAGAAGCTAAAAGAAACGCTTGATCTGAAAGACCATGAAGTAGCTGTAAAAAAACTAATTGCTTTGTTAACTGATCCAGAAAAAGGCGCTATTAAAGATATTACAGAATTAGATGGCGTTGGTCATCGTGTAGTTCACGGCGGCGAGACTTTTAAAGATTCTATATTGGTAACAGATGAAGTAATTAAAAAACTAGAAGAGCTTTCTGAGCTAGCTCCTCTACACAACCCAGCAAACATCATGGGAATTACTGCATTCCAAAAAATTCTACCGAGCGTTCCTGCGGTTGCAGTTTTTGATACAGCTTTCCACCAAACTATGCCTGCTAAATCTTACTTGTACAGTATCCCAACTGAGTACTATGAAAAGTACGGTATCCGTAAATACGGTTTCCACGGTACTTCTCACAAGTATGTAATGCAGCGTGCTGCTGAATTATTGGATCGTCCAGTAGAAAAACTACGTTTGATTAGCTGCCATTTGGGTAACGGTGCTTCCTTGGCTGCTATCTACCGTGGTAAATCCATTGATACATCCATGGGCTTTACACCACTTGCTGGTTTGCCAATGGGTACTCGCTCTGGAGATATCGACGTAGCATTGCTTCCTTATCTACAACAAAAAACAGGTCTTTCTGTTGACCAATTAGTAGATGTTCTAAATAAAAAGTCTGGTCTTCTAGCTGTTTCTGGCTTGTCCAGCGATCTTCGCGATATCGAGTCTGCAGCAGAGAACAATGACGAGCGTGCCGAGCTTTCTCTACAAATCTTTGTAGAAAAAATCCGTAACTACATCGGTTCTTATGCTATGCAAATGAACGGTGTAGATGCAATCATTTTCACAGCCGGTATTGGTGAAAACAGTGATATCATCCGTGGTCGCGTATTGGATAAATTAGAGTGGATGGGTGTATACTTCGACCGTTCTAAAAATAACGTACGTGGTAAAGAAACTGATCTTACTTTCGATCATTCTCCAGTTAAAGCTTTCATTATCCCTACAAACGAAGAGGTAATGATTGCTCGCGACACAATGAAATTTGCTAAACTATAA
- the cysC gene encoding adenylyl-sulfate kinase — MVQATVHNVIKKEGESEEVGNQPTDHTQQIVWQTSTVTQQERFGLNGHKSCVLWLTGLSGSGKSTIAFAVERALLAQKIRSYVLDGDNIRHGLNKNLGFSKEDRQENIRRVAEVAKLFVDAGLMTIVSFISPYEEDRQMARMLFADQVFYEIYIKCPLEVCEQRDPKGLYKKARTGEISQFTGISAPYEPPVNPDFILETAHCSIEEAVEAILVLVKKQGEIDQ, encoded by the coding sequence ATGGTACAAGCAACTGTGCATAATGTAATAAAAAAAGAGGGAGAGAGTGAGGAAGTGGGTAATCAACCGACTGATCATACGCAACAGATTGTGTGGCAAACGTCAACAGTAACACAACAGGAACGCTTTGGACTAAACGGTCATAAAAGCTGTGTGCTATGGCTAACTGGATTATCCGGATCAGGGAAGTCAACGATTGCATTTGCTGTTGAGCGGGCACTGTTGGCTCAAAAAATTCGCTCCTATGTGCTAGATGGCGATAATATCCGGCATGGTTTGAATAAAAATTTAGGATTTAGCAAAGAAGATCGGCAAGAAAATATTCGCAGGGTAGCAGAGGTAGCCAAGCTGTTTGTGGATGCGGGGCTTATGACTATCGTTTCGTTTATTTCCCCCTATGAAGAAGACCGGCAAATGGCTCGAATGCTGTTTGCTGATCAGGTTTTTTATGAAATCTATATAAAGTGTCCGTTAGAGGTCTGTGAGCAAAGAGATCCGAAGGGCTTGTACAAAAAAGCGAGAACGGGAGAAATAAGCCAGTTTACAGGAATTAGTGCGCCCTATGAGCCGCCGGTTAATCCTGATTTCATTTTAGAAACCGCCCATTGTTCAATTGAAGAAGCTGTAGAAGCGATTCTTGTATTGGTTAAGAAACAAGGGGAAATAGACCAATAA
- a CDS encoding ornithine--oxo-acid transaminase produces the protein MTTTKQIIDQTERFGAHNYHPLPIVISKAEGVWVEDPEGTRYLDMLSAYSALNQGHRHPKIIQALKDQADRVTLTSRAFYNDQLGHFYEKVATLTGKDMVIPMNSGAEAVETAVKAVRRWAYDSKKVPANQAEIIVCEGNFHGRTVTITSFSSADEYKRGFGPFTPGFKVIPYGDSKALAEAITPNTAAFLVEPIQGEAGIVIPEEGFLREARRLCDEHNVLLLADEIQTGFGRTGKMFATDWEGIKADMYIMGKALGGGVFPISAVAADSEVLGVFEPGSHGSTFGGNPLGCAVAVAALEVLEEEGLVERSLELGAYFMEKIKEIKNPHIKEIRGKGLFIGLELDTEARPYCESLKALGLLCKETHDTTIRFAPPLVITKEELDWAIERIKQVLA, from the coding sequence ATGACAACGACAAAACAAATTATTGATCAGACAGAACGGTTCGGAGCACATAATTATCATCCATTGCCGATTGTTATTTCCAAAGCAGAGGGCGTCTGGGTAGAAGACCCTGAGGGCACTCGCTATTTAGATATGTTAAGTGCCTATTCTGCCTTGAATCAAGGACATCGCCACCCAAAAATCATTCAAGCGCTGAAGGATCAAGCGGATAGAGTAACCTTAACCTCGCGAGCCTTTTACAACGATCAGCTTGGTCATTTTTATGAAAAAGTGGCTACCTTGACAGGCAAAGATATGGTCATACCAATGAACTCGGGAGCAGAAGCGGTGGAAACAGCAGTTAAAGCAGTACGTCGTTGGGCGTATGATAGTAAAAAAGTGCCGGCTAATCAAGCGGAAATTATTGTGTGTGAAGGGAACTTCCATGGACGCACAGTAACCATCACCTCCTTCTCTTCCGCAGATGAATATAAACGCGGCTTTGGACCATTCACCCCTGGCTTCAAGGTTATTCCGTACGGTGACAGCAAGGCATTAGCAGAAGCGATTACTCCTAATACGGCCGCTTTTTTAGTAGAGCCGATTCAAGGAGAAGCTGGGATTGTCATCCCAGAGGAGGGCTTTTTACGTGAAGCGCGACGTCTCTGTGACGAGCATAATGTTTTGCTACTAGCAGATGAAATCCAAACTGGCTTTGGACGTACAGGAAAAATGTTTGCCACAGATTGGGAAGGTATAAAAGCAGATATGTACATTATGGGTAAAGCGTTAGGCGGCGGAGTTTTCCCAATCTCTGCTGTAGCCGCTGACAGCGAGGTATTAGGCGTATTCGAACCAGGCTCCCACGGGTCTACCTTTGGTGGAAATCCACTAGGCTGTGCAGTAGCAGTGGCCGCGCTGGAAGTATTGGAAGAAGAAGGATTAGTGGAACGCTCCCTAGAGCTTGGTGCTTATTTTATGGAAAAAATAAAAGAGATCAAGAACCCGCATATAAAAGAGATTCGCGGTAAAGGGTTGTTTATCGGATTAGAGCTGGATACAGAAGCACGTCCGTATTGTGAAAGCTTAAAAGCATTAGGCTTGCTGTGTAAGGAAACGCATGATACGACGATTCGTTTTGCACCGCCGCTTGTTATCACGAAAGAAGAGCTGGATTGGGCGATTGAACGAATTAAGCAAGTATTGGCGTAA
- the queC gene encoding 7-cyano-7-deazaguanine synthase QueC: MKKDKAVVVFSGGQDSTTCLFWALKQFGEVEVVTFDYGQRHKQEIECAQRIAKEQGVGQTIMDMSLLNQLAPNALTRDDVAIEQVEGEIPNTFVDGRNLLFLSFAAVYAKQIGARHIITGVCETDFSGYPDCRDSFIKSLNVTLQLAMDYPFVIHTPLMWLNKAQTWKLSDELGAFEYIREKTLTCYNGVIGDGCGECPACQLRAAGLEAYEEERANNGKLL; the protein is encoded by the coding sequence ATGAAAAAAGACAAAGCGGTGGTTGTATTTAGTGGTGGCCAAGATAGCACAACGTGTTTGTTTTGGGCATTAAAACAGTTTGGTGAGGTGGAAGTAGTCACATTTGATTACGGCCAGCGTCACAAGCAAGAAATTGAATGTGCGCAGCGAATTGCCAAGGAACAAGGTGTAGGGCAGACGATTATGGATATGAGTCTGTTAAACCAATTGGCTCCTAATGCGTTGACACGCGATGATGTCGCGATTGAACAAGTAGAAGGTGAAATCCCCAATACATTTGTGGATGGACGCAATCTGCTCTTTTTGTCGTTTGCAGCGGTCTACGCTAAGCAAATTGGCGCTCGACATATCATCACGGGTGTTTGTGAAACCGATTTTAGCGGGTATCCAGATTGTCGAGATTCCTTTATCAAATCACTCAATGTCACGTTGCAGTTAGCGATGGATTATCCATTTGTGATCCATACACCACTTATGTGGCTAAACAAAGCGCAGACGTGGAAGCTATCCGATGAACTGGGTGCGTTTGAGTATATCCGTGAAAAAACCTTGACCTGCTACAACGGAGTGATTGGCGATGGATGTGGGGAATGCCCTGCTTGCCAGTTGCGTGCCGCAGGCCTGGAAGCGTACGAAGAGGAGCGAGCGAACAATGGGAAACTTCTATGA
- the queE gene encoding 7-carboxy-7-deazaguanine synthase QueE, producing MSSIPVLEIFGPTIQGEGMVIGQKTMFVRTAGCDYRCSWCDSAFTWDGSAKEQISMMTAEEIWNQLQELGKDCFSHVTISGGNPLLLAPLGELVQLLHSHNIRIGVETQGSRWQEWLAEVDDITLSPKPPSSGMTTNIDRLDEIVAKLTDNPLLSTDQQVSMKVVVFDNEDFQYAKELHQRYPQVPFYLQVGNPELADIEGEREDLRDQLLQSLEWLVDKVAMTKEFNNAKVLPQLHTLLWGNKRGV from the coding sequence ATGAGTAGCATTCCTGTGCTAGAAATTTTTGGTCCGACAATCCAAGGAGAAGGAATGGTTATTGGGCAAAAAACCATGTTTGTACGTACGGCTGGCTGCGATTATCGGTGCAGTTGGTGTGATTCTGCCTTTACATGGGATGGCTCGGCTAAAGAGCAAATCAGCATGATGACAGCGGAGGAAATTTGGAATCAGCTACAGGAGCTTGGCAAAGACTGCTTCTCGCATGTCACGATCTCAGGGGGAAATCCGCTATTGCTGGCCCCGCTTGGAGAACTAGTCCAGTTGCTACATTCTCACAACATTCGCATTGGTGTAGAAACCCAGGGGAGCAGATGGCAGGAATGGTTAGCTGAAGTGGATGATATCACCTTATCCCCGAAACCGCCTAGCTCCGGGATGACGACAAATATAGACCGACTGGATGAAATAGTTGCCAAGCTTACTGACAACCCTCTTCTATCAACTGATCAACAGGTTAGCATGAAAGTGGTTGTATTTGACAATGAGGATTTCCAGTATGCAAAAGAATTACATCAGCGTTATCCGCAGGTGCCGTTTTATTTGCAAGTAGGGAATCCTGAATTGGCTGATATTGAAGGTGAACGAGAAGACTTGCGTGATCAGTTACTACAATCATTGGAATGGTTGGTGGACAAGGTAGCCATGACCAAAGAGTTTAACAATGCCAAAGTTCTACCACAGCTACACACCCTGCTGTGGGGCAATAAACGAGGCGTGTAA
- the queF gene encoding preQ(1) synthase translates to MTHNNQSTNPQLKDLTLLGNQQTAYHYEYNPNVLEAFDNKHPYRDYWVKFNCPEFTSLCPMTGQPDFATIYISYIPDKKMVESKSLKLYLFSFRNHGDFHEDCMNIIMNDLIKLMDPKYIEVWGKFTPRGGISIDPYCNYGKPDTKFEEMAEHRMMNHDMYPEKVDNR, encoded by the coding sequence ATGACCCATAATAATCAATCTACCAACCCGCAATTAAAAGATTTAACGCTGCTTGGCAATCAACAGACAGCGTATCATTATGAATATAATCCAAATGTTTTGGAAGCATTTGACAATAAGCACCCATATCGCGATTATTGGGTAAAATTTAATTGCCCCGAATTCACCAGCCTCTGTCCGATGACAGGTCAGCCAGATTTTGCAACCATTTATATCAGTTATATACCTGATAAGAAAATGGTTGAAAGCAAATCCTTAAAACTGTATCTATTTAGTTTCCGCAATCATGGTGATTTCCATGAGGATTGCATGAATATTATTATGAACGATTTAATCAAGCTAATGGACCCAAAATATATTGAGGTATGGGGGAAATTCACTCCACGCGGAGGTATTTCGATTGATCCCTATTGCAATTACGGGAAGCCAGACACTAAATTTGAAGAGATGGCAGAGCATCGCATGATGAATCATGACATGTATCCGGAGAAAGTGGATAATCGATAG
- a CDS encoding PhoX family protein — MEVNRRQFLTFLGTGTAALASLATGIPTLAKGESISGKTADHLFGLQSPPKAFHPKFTPIKPSTKDDVILPQGFTYNVIALYGDKINASGDTFGFNADFNCFLPLNGKSDHGLLWTNHEYCGELEYYVNGYDNLNADPQNNKRTQEQISKYLYALGGSVIEIKKEQGKWTLVPTSNYGRRVSGLTKHLMTGPATSLAKEVVGTFANCSGGVTLWNSILSCEENFQDVVTDCKLADERHYGWVVEVDPFDPNSTPKKHTALGRFSHENTAMTLAPGGQLVVYMGDDATDQYVYKYVSKNKYDKAKGKANSKLLEEGTLYVANFAKGKWIALDYHKTEALQKAVDKDKKPQFTSQADVLINCRIAAKVAGGTPMDRPEDVEVHPIDGSIFISLTNNKNHSNFYGHIMRLFEKNNDHAGVEFDFEIFATGGPQSGFAAPDNLTFDSAGNLWVVTDISSGSMNTGIYRAFGNNGVYFIPTSGDHKGVASQFASAPVGAEMTGPWFTPDEKTLFLSVQHPGENLESYDKPTSHWPRGASSLALPGVIAIHGF; from the coding sequence ATGGAAGTAAACCGTCGTCAGTTTTTAACATTTCTTGGAACCGGCACCGCTGCTCTCGCTTCATTGGCTACAGGGATTCCGACCCTTGCCAAAGGAGAGTCCATTTCTGGGAAAACAGCAGATCATCTATTTGGCCTTCAATCTCCTCCTAAAGCCTTTCATCCGAAATTCACCCCGATTAAACCAAGCACAAAGGATGACGTCATTCTTCCCCAAGGCTTCACTTACAATGTCATTGCCCTTTATGGTGATAAAATTAACGCTTCCGGCGATACTTTTGGTTTTAATGCTGATTTCAACTGTTTCCTGCCACTGAACGGAAAATCAGATCATGGTTTACTCTGGACGAATCATGAATATTGCGGTGAGCTAGAATACTATGTAAATGGCTATGATAACCTAAACGCTGATCCCCAAAATAATAAACGCACGCAAGAACAAATCAGTAAATACCTGTACGCATTAGGCGGGTCTGTCATTGAAATTAAAAAGGAGCAAGGTAAGTGGACATTGGTTCCTACCTCCAACTATGGTCGCCGTGTTAGCGGATTAACCAAACACCTCATGACAGGCCCTGCCACTAGCCTGGCGAAAGAAGTAGTCGGTACATTTGCCAACTGCTCTGGGGGTGTCACCCTGTGGAATTCTATTTTATCCTGTGAAGAGAATTTTCAGGATGTGGTCACCGATTGCAAGCTTGCTGACGAGCGCCACTATGGCTGGGTAGTGGAGGTGGACCCATTCGATCCAAACTCTACTCCTAAAAAGCATACGGCACTTGGACGCTTTTCGCACGAAAATACCGCTATGACACTAGCTCCTGGTGGTCAATTAGTGGTATACATGGGCGATGACGCGACTGATCAGTACGTGTATAAATATGTATCTAAAAATAAGTACGATAAGGCTAAAGGTAAAGCCAACAGCAAGCTGCTAGAGGAAGGCACGCTGTATGTGGCCAATTTTGCAAAGGGGAAATGGATAGCTCTCGATTACCACAAGACCGAAGCCTTGCAAAAAGCTGTGGACAAAGACAAAAAACCGCAATTTACTTCCCAAGCAGATGTGTTGATTAACTGTCGCATCGCTGCAAAAGTAGCTGGTGGGACACCAATGGATCGTCCCGAAGATGTGGAGGTTCATCCGATTGATGGTTCCATCTTTATTTCCCTAACAAACAATAAAAATCATAGTAACTTTTATGGTCATATCATGCGCCTGTTTGAAAAGAATAACGATCACGCTGGCGTAGAGTTTGATTTTGAAATCTTTGCGACAGGTGGTCCGCAAAGTGGCTTTGCGGCTCCAGATAATCTGACCTTTGATAGTGCAGGCAATCTGTGGGTCGTGACTGACATCTCCTCTGGTTCTATGAATACGGGAATCTACCGTGCCTTTGGGAATAATGGAGTCTATTTTATTCCTACTTCTGGTGATCATAAAGGCGTAGCTAGTCAGTTTGCTTCAGCCCCAGTTGGTGCGGAGATGACAGGACCTTGGTTTACACCCGATGAAAAAACTTTATTTTTATCCGTTCAGCATCCTGGTGAAAATTTAGAGTCTTACGATAAGCCAACCAGTCACTGGCCTCGCGGGGCATCCTCTCTCGCTTTGCCAGGAGTAATTGCTATTCATGGATTTTAG
- a CDS encoding phosphoenolpyruvate hydrolase family protein, whose translation MLEKYTFRSYCKKVPLNPDIIVLCHDGPIATPEDATYVLKHKTGVVGFFGASSMERLPTETAITENMRQFKKIIE comes from the coding sequence ATTTTAGAGAAGTATACTTTCCGATCATATTGTAAGAAGGTTCCTCTTAACCCCGATATTATTGTTTTATGTCATGATGGTCCAATTGCTACGCCTGAGGATGCCACTTATGTCTTAAAACATAAGACAGGTGTTGTCGGGTTCTTCGGGGCATCCAGTATGGAACGTCTCCCTACGGAAACTGCCATCACAGAGAATATGCGCCAATTTAAAAAGATAATAGAATAA